Proteins from a genomic interval of Poecile atricapillus isolate bPoeAtr1 chromosome 1, bPoeAtr1.hap1, whole genome shotgun sequence:
- the TASL gene encoding TLR adapter interacting with SLC15A4 on the lysosome, protein MLSEGYLHRITYLCQDLNPVLYKSLPDEGVYEMRSINYSSTGEAQGKSLLQRCRSAGKCISSVCSRGSKHSRRQKDNLPQPVQHPTPTGQPPPASHVCEELTKKVTYLVPPSCKSICKNYNDLHIAGDYVVPISSVTTDFACDSGIGPFLESSEIPPAMESVKAVPTGDTICRPPHGHSSCWRLASLGPHQQPLSDSALNDYLEQKLVELYKQYIMDSTANRASPTQILASELIMTNVDQISMQISRERNMETVKAKDIVISRFLQIASGKISSEMSTPTLHISQYSHINA, encoded by the coding sequence ATGCTGTCGGAAGGTTACCTTCACAGAATCACCTACCTTTGCCAAGACCTGAACCCCGTGCTCTACAAGAGTTTGCCTGATGAAGGGGTGTATGAAATGAGGTCCATTAATTACTCTTCCACAGGTGAAGCACAAGGAAAAAGCCTCCTTCAGAGATGCAGATCTGCTGGCAAGTGCATTTCCTCAGTCTGCTCTAGAGGTAGCAAGCACAGCAGAAGGCAGAAGGATAATCTCCCCCAACCTGTCCAGCACCCAACACCCACAGGGCAGCCCCCTCCAGCTTCACACGTTTGTGAGGAGCTGACAAAAAAAGTCACCTACCTGGTCCCACCTTCCTGCAAGAGCATTTGCAAGAACTACAACGATTTGCATATAGCTGGGGACTACGTGGTGCCAATTAGCTCAGTCACCACAGATTTTGCTTGTGACAGCGGCATAGGCCCCTTCTTGGAGTCCTCAGAGATTCCTCCTGCCATGGAGTCTGTGAAGGCTGTCCCCACAGGTGACACCATCTGCAGGCCACCCCATGGCCACTCCTCGTGCTGGCGGCTGGCCAGCCTGGGGCCCCACCAGCAGCCCCTCTCTGACTCTGCCCTGAACGACTACCTGGAGCAGAAGCTGGTGGAACTGTACAAGCAGTACATCATggacagcacagcaaacaggGCATCCCCCACCCAGATCCTGGCCTCGGAGCTAATCATGACCAACGTGGATCAAATCAGCATGCAGATATCACGGGAGAGGAACATGGAGACTGTCAAGGCCAAAGACATTGTCATTAGCCGCTTCTTACAAATAGCCAGTGGGAAGATTTCCTCAGAAATGAGCACACCTACTCTGCATATTTCCCAATATAGTCACATCAATGCTTAG